A genomic region of Arachis stenosperma cultivar V10309 chromosome 9, arast.V10309.gnm1.PFL2, whole genome shotgun sequence contains the following coding sequences:
- the LOC130949741 gene encoding uncharacterized protein LOC130949741 — translation MTLYDGTTDPGHHLNNFRSRMYLTDASDAVRCNAFPATSTKITIRWFDNLPPRSISKKFSARFSIQKDKIKHAPSLLGIKQGDRESLCNYVEIFNKACLDIQNLPTEAAIMGLINGLQEGPFSQSISKNYPTSLNEIQERAEKYINMEENARLGEASRSGFSSRDKDKESKKKEDRHGNKIKNYHNYTPLRVSLVDIYREICHTEKIPPARPLKGRRGGGNRIEYCEYHRVRGHSTSECFDLKNVIEKLVREGKLDRYLVTRDERKRRRDEDDGRTEQSPRAPERHIHMIHGGFAGEGISKSSRKRYLREVYHVEGKEEVPDIPAISFTREDASGIIPGYDDPMVITIILANANLHRTLIDQGSSANILVKTAFDKLSLEEKELKAFPNSLFGLGDTPLGTIVSTPHLCMKFPTAGGIATIKADQRMACRCYNESLNLRGRGEEFHTIELGGVQKREELRPQPEGEIEKIQIGDTPDQTINIGTLLKGDIKESLIQLLRDNADLFAWKAVDMPSIDPTLMCHKLAVYPGVWPVQQRRRKLGPERSYAVEEQELHIRD, via the exons ATGACCTTGTACGACGGCACCACAGATCCCGGCCATCACCTCAATAATTTTAGAAgtagaatgtatctcaccgacgcttcagatgcagttcgttgcaaCGCCTTTCCAGCTACTTCAACAAAAATAACAATCAGGTGGTTTGACAATCTACCTCCAAGATCCATCTCCAAGAAGTTTTCAGCCAGATTTTCTATTCAGAAAGACAAAATCAAGCACGCCCCGAGTCTGTTGGGAATTAAGCAGGGAGATCGGGAAAGTCTCTGCAATTACGTGGAAATATTCAACAAGGCATGTCTAGACATACAAAATCTacccactgaagcggccatcatgggcctCATTAATGGCCTCCAAGAAGGGCCCttcagccaatctatatcaaaaaaTTATCCCACATCGCTAAATGAAATACAAGAACGAGCCgagaagtatatcaacatggaagaaaatgcCCGACTAGGAGAAGCATCAAGATCCGGATTCTCCTCccgagataaagataaagagtCTAAGAAGAAGGAAGACCGACACGGGAATAAGATCAAAAactaccacaattacacccctctccGGGTGTCCCTTGTAGATATATACAGAGAAATTTGTCACACTgaaaaaatacccccagctcgACCACTGAAAGgcagaagaggaggaggaaatcggatcgaatactgtgaataccatcgAGTTCGCGGACATTCCACCAGCGAAtgttttgacttaaaaaatgtcatagaaaagctagTAAGAGAAGGGAAGTTAGATCGGTATCTGGTCACTCGagatgaaagaaaaagaagaagggatgaagacgACGGGCGAACGGAGCAATCACCCCGCGCACCTGAAAGACAcatccacatgatacacggcggattcgCTGGAGAAGGAATCTCAAAATCATCCCGTAAAAGATATCTCAGAGAGGTATATCATGTCGAGGGGAAAGAGGAAGTACCCGATATCCCAGCAATTTCCTTCACCAGAGAAGATGCATCTGGTATCATCCCGGGAtacgacgatcccatggtcatcactattatactAGCAAATGCAAATCTCCACCGCACACTGATAGACCAAGGGAGCTCTGCTAACATCTTggtcaaaactgccttcgacaagctcagcttggaagaaaaagagctcaAAGCATTCCCGAACAGCCTATTCGGATTGGGAGATACCCCG CTCGGCACAATAGTCTCGACTccgcatctatgcatgaagttcccaactgcAGGAGGAATAGCTACGATAAAAGCAGATCAGAGAATGGCGTGCCgctgctacaacgaaagtctaaacctcagaggcagaggagaagaatttCACACAAttgagctcggtggagttcaaaAGAGGGAAGAGCTtcgcccacaacctgaaggagaaatagagaaaatccagaTCGGGGATACCCCGGACCAAACAATTAATATCGGCACACTCCTAAAAGGAGACAtcaaagaatcactcatacagcTTCTACGCGACAACGCCGACCTCTTTGCGTGGAAGGCCGTAGACATGCCAAGCATAGATCCCAcgctaatgtgccacaagctagcagtctacccgGGAGTTTGGCCAGTACAACAGAGACGAAGAAAGCTCGGACCAGAACGGTCCTATGCTGTGGAAGAgcag GAGCTACATATCAGAGACTGA